A single region of the Pseudomonas mandelii genome encodes:
- a CDS encoding Nudix family hydrolase has protein sequence MKRVHVAAAVIRDSSGKILIARRADTQHQGGLWEFPGGKVEDDESVESALARELQEELGIVVSAARPLIKVRHDYPDKQVLLDVWEVSSFTGEPHGAEGQPLEWVGQRDLLSYEFPAANQPIVAAARLPAQYLITPEDLETPALLRGIQKAIAGGIKLIQLRAPNGYDPKYRDLAVDAAGLCAGKAQLMIKGPFEWLGDFPSAGWHITSAQLRKYAAAGRPLPASRWLAASCHNAEELALAEQMGVDFVTLSPVQPTQTHPDALPLGWEQVAALIDGFSKPVFLLGGVGPAEQQKAWEAGAQGVAGIRAFWPDSVM, from the coding sequence GTGAAACGAGTACACGTAGCCGCCGCCGTTATCCGCGACAGCAGCGGCAAGATCCTTATCGCACGCCGTGCCGACACCCAGCACCAGGGCGGCTTGTGGGAATTCCCCGGGGGCAAGGTCGAGGATGACGAATCCGTCGAAAGCGCATTGGCTCGCGAACTCCAGGAAGAGTTGGGCATTGTGGTCAGCGCTGCGCGACCGTTGATCAAAGTCCGCCACGATTACCCGGACAAGCAAGTGTTGCTGGACGTTTGGGAAGTTTCGTCCTTTACCGGCGAGCCCCATGGCGCCGAAGGCCAGCCTTTGGAATGGGTGGGCCAACGTGATCTGCTGAGCTATGAGTTCCCGGCAGCCAACCAGCCGATCGTGGCGGCTGCACGTTTGCCTGCGCAGTATTTGATTACGCCTGAAGACCTGGAAACCCCGGCCTTGCTGCGTGGAATCCAGAAAGCCATCGCTGGCGGCATCAAGCTGATCCAGCTGCGGGCACCCAACGGCTACGATCCGAAATACCGCGATCTGGCGGTGGATGCGGCGGGGCTGTGTGCTGGCAAGGCGCAGTTGATGATCAAGGGCCCGTTCGAGTGGCTGGGTGACTTCCCGTCCGCCGGCTGGCACATCACGTCAGCGCAGTTGCGCAAATATGCAGCGGCGGGTCGACCGTTACCGGCGTCGCGCTGGTTGGCGGCGTCTTGCCACAACGCTGAAGAGCTTGCGCTGGCCGAGCAGATGGGCGTGGATTTTGTGACCTTGTCACCGGTGCAGCCGACCCAGACTCATCCGGATGCGCTGCCGTTGGGCTGGGAGCAGGTGGCGGCGTTGATCGACGGTTTCAGCAAACCGGTGTTCTTGCTCGGTGGTGTTGGCCCGGCGGAACAGCAAAAGGCTTGGGAGGCGGGGGCGCAGGGAGTGGCGGGGATTCGGGCGTTCTGGCCTGATTCTGTGATGTAG
- a CDS encoding mechanosensitive ion channel family protein, with product MDLNTEVDNLVKASQAWIPMIMEYGSRVLLAVITLAVGWWLISKVAQKLGGLLALRNADLALQGFISSLANIILKVLLVVSVASMIGVETTSFVAAIGAAGLAIGLALQGSLANFAGGVLILLFRPFRIGDWIEAQGVAGTVDSIQIFHTVLRTGDNKTIIVPNGNLSNGIITNTNRQPTRKVVFDVGVDYEADLQKAREVLLDLAKDERILAEPAPQAVISTLGDSSITVSLRVWVKTADYWDVMFMFNEQSRDRLKAAGIDIPFPQRVIRVVQETVPQ from the coding sequence ATGGATTTGAATACCGAAGTGGACAACCTGGTCAAGGCATCCCAAGCCTGGATCCCGATGATCATGGAGTACGGCAGCCGCGTGCTACTGGCAGTCATCACGCTGGCAGTCGGATGGTGGTTGATCAGCAAGGTGGCGCAAAAACTTGGCGGCCTGCTGGCGTTGCGTAATGCCGACCTCGCGCTGCAAGGTTTCATCAGCAGCCTGGCGAACATTATTCTCAAGGTTTTGCTGGTAGTCAGCGTGGCATCAATGATCGGCGTGGAAACCACTTCGTTCGTGGCGGCCATTGGTGCGGCGGGTCTGGCCATCGGTCTGGCCTTGCAGGGCAGCCTGGCAAACTTTGCCGGCGGCGTGCTGATTCTGTTGTTCCGTCCATTCCGCATCGGTGACTGGATCGAAGCCCAAGGCGTTGCCGGTACGGTCGACAGTATCCAGATTTTCCACACCGTACTGCGCACTGGCGATAACAAGACCATCATTGTGCCTAACGGCAACTTGTCGAACGGTATCATTACCAATACAAATCGTCAGCCAACCCGCAAAGTTGTATTTGATGTGGGCGTGGACTACGAAGCGGACTTGCAGAAGGCCCGTGAAGTGTTGCTGGATTTGGCCAAAGATGAACGCATCCTGGCAGAACCTGCACCACAAGCCGTTATTTCGACCCTGGGAGACAGTTCGATTACTGTTTCGCTGCGTGTTTGGGTGAAGACCGCGGATTACTGGGATGTGATGTTCATGTTCAATGAACAGTCCCGTGATCGTTTGAAAGCGGCGGGTATCGATATTCCGTTTCCACAGCGGGTTATTCGTGTGGTTCAGGAGACTGTGCCGCAATAA
- the argJ gene encoding bifunctional glutamate N-acetyltransferase/amino-acid acetyltransferase ArgJ: MAVGLGPLPTLHPVAGFELGIASAGIKRPGRKDVVVMRCAEGSTVAGVFTLNAFCAAPVILAKQRVQGPVRYLLTNTGNANAGTGEPGLAAAERTCAKLAELTGVDASLVLPYSTGVIGEPLPVEKIEGALQAALDDLSVNNWEAAATGIMTTDTLPKGASRQFQHDGVTITVTGISKGAGMIRPNMATMLGYIATDAKVSRDVLQNLLLDGANKSFNRITIDGDTSTNDCCMLIATGQAALPEITRAEGELFAKLKQAVFEVCMDVAQAIVRDGEGATKFVTVEVNGGGNHQECLDVGYTVAHSPLIKTALFASDPNWGRILAAVGRAGVPNLDVSKIDVFLGEVCIASRGARAATYTEAQGAAVMQQEEITIRIELGRGDCSETIWTTDLSHEYVKINAEYRT; this comes from the coding sequence ATGGCTGTTGGTCTTGGTCCTTTGCCAACGTTGCACCCGGTTGCCGGTTTTGAACTCGGTATCGCCTCGGCCGGCATCAAGCGCCCGGGGCGCAAGGATGTTGTGGTCATGCGCTGCGCCGAAGGCTCCACGGTCGCGGGCGTGTTCACCCTGAACGCCTTTTGCGCCGCTCCGGTGATTCTGGCCAAGCAACGAGTGCAAGGCCCGGTACGTTACCTGCTGACCAACACCGGCAATGCCAACGCCGGCACGGGCGAACCTGGCCTGGCCGCCGCCGAGCGCACCTGCGCGAAACTGGCTGAATTGACCGGCGTTGACGCCAGCCTGGTGCTGCCGTATTCCACCGGTGTGATCGGTGAGCCGCTGCCGGTCGAGAAAATCGAAGGTGCGCTGCAAGCCGCCCTTGACGACCTGTCAGTGAATAACTGGGAAGCCGCCGCCACCGGCATCATGACCACCGACACCTTGCCCAAAGGCGCCAGCCGCCAGTTCCAGCATGACGGCGTGACTATTACCGTTACCGGCATCAGCAAAGGCGCGGGCATGATCCGTCCGAACATGGCGACCATGCTCGGCTACATCGCCACCGACGCCAAAGTTTCCCGCGACGTGTTGCAGAATCTGCTGCTGGACGGTGCCAACAAGTCGTTCAACCGCATCACCATCGACGGCGACACCTCGACCAACGACTGCTGCATGCTGATCGCCACCGGTCAGGCCGCGCTGCCGGAAATCACCCGCGCCGAAGGCGAGTTGTTTGCCAAGCTGAAACAAGCCGTGTTCGAAGTGTGCATGGACGTGGCCCAGGCCATCGTGCGTGACGGCGAAGGCGCGACCAAATTTGTGACCGTTGAAGTCAATGGCGGCGGCAATCATCAGGAATGCCTGGACGTCGGTTACACCGTGGCGCACTCGCCGCTGATCAAGACCGCGCTGTTCGCGTCCGACCCGAACTGGGGCCGCATCCTTGCTGCCGTTGGCCGTGCCGGCGTGCCGAACCTGGACGTCAGCAAGATCGACGTGTTCCTCGGCGAAGTCTGCATCGCCAGCCGTGGCGCCCGCGCCGCGACCTACACCGAAGCCCAGGGCGCGGCGGTGATGCAGCAGGAAGAGATCACCATCCGTATCGAACTGGGTCGCGGCGATTGCAGCGAAACCATCTGGACCACCGACCTGTCCCACGAATACGTGAAGATCAACGCCGAATACCGCACATAA
- a CDS encoding cob(I)yrinic acid a,c-diamide adenosyltransferase — translation MGFRLSKIYTRTGDKGETGLGDGRRVPKDHPRIEAIGEVDTLNSQVGVLLAGLAAESAANPGLNEVIEVLAPCQHRLFDLGGELAMPEYQALNAAEIERLETAIDLWNEELGPLENFILPGGSALIAQAHVCRSLARSAERRCQQLNAIEPLAGVGLAYINRLSDVLFVVARVIAKRQGVAEILWQAAAKPQE, via the coding sequence ATGGGCTTTCGCTTGTCGAAGATTTACACCCGCACCGGCGACAAAGGCGAAACCGGACTCGGCGATGGTCGCCGCGTGCCCAAGGACCATCCGCGGATCGAGGCGATTGGCGAAGTCGACACGCTGAACAGCCAAGTGGGCGTGCTGCTGGCCGGATTGGCCGCAGAAAGTGCTGCGAATCCGGGTTTGAACGAGGTGATTGAGGTTTTGGCGCCTTGCCAGCATCGGTTGTTCGACCTCGGCGGCGAGTTGGCGATGCCGGAGTATCAGGCGTTGAATGCAGCGGAAATCGAACGACTGGAAACGGCGATCGATCTGTGGAATGAGGAGTTGGGGCCGCTGGAGAATTTCATTCTGCCGGGAGGTTCAGCGCTGATTGCCCAGGCCCATGTGTGCAGAAGCCTGGCGCGCAGCGCGGAGCGGCGGTGTCAGCAGTTGAATGCGATTGAACCGTTGGCCGGGGTTGGCTTGGCGTACATCAATCGGCTGTCGGATGTGTTGTTTGTGGTGGCCAGGGTGATTGCCAAGCGGCAGGGGGTTGCCGAGATTCTTTGGCAGGCGGCTGCTAAACCTCAGGAATAA
- a CDS encoding glutathione S-transferase family protein, which translates to MSLHLIIGDKLLSSWSLRGALALDLTGAPYTEELIKLGQPDTRERLLKHSPTGKVPLLKSVHGTIADSLAIAEYLAEQFPDAGLWPKDTAARAQARSACAQMHAGFFAMRGNMPFDLSRDAPLSPTPPEVQADIERMLALWAECRAVATETGPFLFGGATLADAFFAPIAVRLRTYQVKLPAVDEAYVETVYQWPSFKAWQKAGLEEIGQ; encoded by the coding sequence ATGAGCCTCCACCTGATCATCGGCGACAAACTGCTTTCCTCCTGGTCCCTGCGCGGCGCACTGGCCCTTGACCTCACTGGCGCCCCGTACACCGAAGAACTGATCAAGCTGGGCCAGCCGGACACCCGCGAACGCCTGCTCAAGCATTCGCCGACCGGCAAAGTCCCGCTGCTGAAATCCGTGCACGGCACCATCGCCGATTCTCTGGCGATTGCCGAATACCTGGCCGAGCAATTCCCCGACGCTGGCCTCTGGCCCAAAGACACCGCCGCCCGTGCCCAGGCCCGTTCGGCCTGTGCGCAGATGCACGCCGGGTTCTTTGCCATGCGCGGCAACATGCCGTTCGACCTGAGCCGCGACGCACCGCTATCGCCGACGCCTCCTGAGGTTCAGGCAGACATCGAGCGCATGCTGGCGTTGTGGGCTGAATGCCGTGCGGTCGCCACTGAAACCGGTCCGTTCCTGTTCGGTGGCGCGACCCTCGCCGATGCCTTCTTCGCCCCGATTGCCGTGCGCCTGCGCACCTATCAGGTGAAATTGCCGGCGGTGGACGAAGCCTACGTTGAAACCGTCTATCAATGGCCGTCGTTCAAGGCCTGGCAGAAGGCTGGCCTGGAGGAGATTGGGCAGTGA
- a CDS encoding sensor histidine kinase, with amino-acid sequence MPLRQRLENLPVGQKLLAALLVLLITILLVANLTFISAAYYISQESMAPQALQTIGRLVSNPSLVADALKSPQSAERLLNELNSYSPLRAAALYDGKGERLAQLQHGEKLQLPERYRHIEAWQATEFRSNQIITLPRPGTAPGHLLLVASSELPMAFYTGTLTASLGILIFSVLLWLVIARQIKRLITRPIHQLEELSRQVTREENYALRASRGNHDEIGSLAEAFNTMLSRIEAREQQLKRARDDSQAAYDQAQGLAEETRHTNRKLELEVQVRSKIEKKLTGFQNYLNSIIDSMPSALIALDEQLYVTQWNQEASALSGTRLDEALNQPIFLAFEPLKPFLPQLKQTVEQHTVAKIERVTWFKDDEPKHYALTFYPLMGGAGRGVVIRIDDITQRLSLEEMMVQSEKMLSVGGLAAGMAHEINNPLGAILHNVQNIRRRLSPDLPKNLEQAELAGISLDTVNKYLQLREVPQLLDGIQQAGARAAKIVTHMLSFSRRSTRQMAPCDLPALIDQAVEIAGNDFDLAIGFDFKGQAIIRQFDPALGPVPGTANELEQVLLNLLKNAAQAIHQREDDSEPGRIILRTRLNPPWAEIQVEDNGIGMSENVRKRTFEPFFTTKEIGQGTGLGLSVSYFIITNNHKGQMEVQSTPGQGTCFTLRLPLAGSPVISQELNQLSR; translated from the coding sequence ATGCCATTGCGCCAGCGTCTCGAAAACCTTCCCGTCGGCCAGAAACTGCTGGCCGCCCTGCTCGTGCTGTTGATCACCATCCTGCTGGTCGCCAACCTGACCTTTATCAGCGCCGCGTATTACATCTCCCAGGAAAGCATGGCGCCCCAGGCCTTGCAGACCATCGGCCGACTGGTGTCCAACCCGAGCCTGGTGGCCGATGCCTTGAAGTCGCCGCAAAGCGCGGAACGCCTGCTCAACGAACTCAACAGCTATTCACCGCTGCGGGCGGCGGCCCTGTATGACGGCAAGGGTGAGCGATTGGCGCAATTGCAACATGGCGAGAAGCTGCAACTGCCAGAACGCTATCGGCATATCGAAGCCTGGCAGGCCACCGAGTTTCGCAGCAATCAGATCATCACCCTGCCCCGCCCTGGCACCGCGCCGGGCCACCTGTTGTTGGTGGCCAGCAGTGAACTGCCAATGGCGTTCTACACCGGGACCCTGACCGCCAGTCTCGGCATTCTGATCTTCAGTGTACTGTTGTGGCTGGTGATCGCCCGGCAGATCAAGCGCCTGATTACCCGGCCGATCCATCAGCTCGAAGAGCTGTCCCGGCAAGTGACCCGCGAAGAAAACTACGCCCTGCGCGCCTCCCGTGGCAACCACGACGAAATCGGCAGCCTCGCCGAGGCCTTCAACACCATGCTCTCGCGGATCGAAGCCCGGGAGCAGCAGCTCAAACGGGCCCGGGACGATTCCCAGGCGGCTTACGATCAGGCGCAAGGCCTGGCCGAAGAAACCCGCCACACCAATCGCAAGCTGGAACTCGAAGTCCAGGTGCGCAGCAAGATCGAGAAAAAACTTACCGGTTTCCAGAACTACCTCAACAGCATCATCGACTCCATGCCGTCGGCGCTGATCGCCCTTGATGAGCAGCTCTACGTGACCCAGTGGAATCAGGAAGCCAGTGCGCTGTCCGGCACGCGTCTGGACGAAGCCTTGAACCAGCCGATCTTCCTCGCCTTCGAACCCTTGAAGCCATTTCTGCCGCAGCTCAAGCAAACCGTCGAGCAGCACACCGTGGCGAAGATCGAGCGCGTGACCTGGTTCAAGGACGATGAACCCAAGCATTACGCCCTGACCTTCTACCCCCTGATGGGCGGCGCTGGGCGCGGCGTGGTGATCCGGATCGATGACATCACCCAGCGTCTGTCGCTGGAAGAGATGATGGTGCAGTCAGAAAAAATGCTCTCGGTCGGCGGCCTCGCCGCGGGCATGGCCCACGAGATCAACAATCCGTTGGGCGCGATCCTGCACAACGTACAGAACATTCGGCGGCGCCTGTCACCTGACTTGCCGAAGAACCTCGAACAGGCTGAGCTAGCCGGTATTTCCCTGGACACGGTCAACAAATACCTGCAATTGCGCGAAGTACCGCAGTTGCTTGATGGCATTCAACAGGCTGGCGCCCGGGCCGCGAAAATTGTCACGCACATGCTCAGCTTCAGCCGCCGCAGCACCCGGCAAATGGCCCCGTGCGACCTGCCGGCGCTGATCGATCAGGCGGTGGAAATCGCCGGTAACGACTTCGACCTGGCCATCGGTTTCGACTTCAAGGGCCAGGCGATCATCCGTCAGTTCGACCCGGCGCTGGGCCCGGTGCCCGGCACGGCCAACGAACTGGAACAAGTGCTGCTCAATTTGTTGAAAAACGCCGCCCAGGCCATTCACCAACGTGAAGACGACAGTGAACCCGGGCGAATCATTCTGCGCACCCGGCTGAATCCGCCGTGGGCCGAAATCCAGGTCGAGGACAACGGCATCGGCATGAGCGAGAACGTGCGCAAACGCACCTTCGAGCCGTTCTTCACCACCAAGGAAATCGGTCAGGGCACAGGCCTTGGCTTGTCGGTCTCGTATTTCATCATCACCAATAACCACAAGGGGCAGATGGAGGTGCAATCGACGCCAGGCCAAGGCACCTGTTTCACTTTGCGTCTGCCGCTGGCGGGCTCCCCCGTCATCTCTCAAGAACTCAATCAGCTATCGAGGTAA
- a CDS encoding OprD family porin, with protein MRVMKWSMIALAVSASTSQFAMASSQEESKGFFEDQSLNVKSRMLYMNRDFKNGASNNQSTANKQRITGYREETGLGVQAVYESGFTQGTVGFGLDALANGMIKLDSGPGRTGNGMFGKDSDGTPEDTQSNAGGAVKFRLSDTVLKYGNQYVASPVFSTDDSRLLPEVATGTLITSKEIKGLELSAGHFTAMRAQNQMGRDSLGLKAADIAGATYQFTDNFVAGVAASDVDDHFKKQYINANYTLPINEDQSLNFDFNGYRSKSQGQELSGDVDNRIWSLAAAYSLGAHKFTLAHQRSTGDTGYVYGVDGGGTIFLSNSVQYSDFNGQDERSWQARYDLNMKSYGVPGLSFMTRYIRGDNITTGDTESKEHEWDFETKYVLQSGPAKDLSFRVRNAVYRANSAYDSDKVDTRLIIEYPLSIL; from the coding sequence ATGCGCGTGATGAAGTGGAGCATGATCGCACTGGCTGTTTCGGCTAGTACCTCGCAGTTCGCAATGGCGTCTTCTCAAGAGGAATCCAAGGGCTTTTTTGAAGATCAGAGCCTGAATGTCAAAAGTCGCATGCTGTACATGAACCGCGATTTCAAGAACGGTGCCTCCAACAACCAAAGCACCGCAAATAAACAACGTATCACAGGCTACCGCGAAGAAACCGGCCTGGGCGTCCAAGCTGTTTATGAGTCGGGCTTCACCCAAGGTACTGTTGGTTTCGGTTTAGACGCCTTGGCCAATGGCATGATCAAACTGGACAGCGGTCCAGGCCGCACCGGTAACGGCATGTTCGGCAAGGACAGTGATGGCACGCCAGAAGACACCCAATCCAACGCTGGCGGCGCAGTTAAATTCCGCTTGTCCGACACTGTTCTGAAATACGGTAACCAATACGTTGCCAGCCCTGTCTTCTCTACTGACGACAGCCGTTTGCTGCCAGAAGTTGCTACCGGTACTTTGATCACCAGCAAAGAAATCAAAGGCCTTGAATTGAGTGCTGGTCATTTCACCGCGATGCGGGCGCAGAACCAAATGGGGCGCGATAGCCTTGGTCTGAAAGCCGCAGATATTGCCGGTGCAACCTACCAGTTCACCGACAATTTTGTTGCCGGCGTAGCTGCTTCCGATGTTGACGACCATTTCAAGAAGCAATACATCAACGCCAACTACACCCTGCCGATCAACGAAGATCAGTCCCTGAACTTCGACTTCAACGGCTATCGCTCCAAGAGCCAGGGTCAAGAGCTGAGCGGTGACGTTGACAACCGCATCTGGTCCCTCGCAGCGGCCTATAGCCTTGGCGCACATAAATTCACCTTGGCTCACCAGCGTTCGACCGGTGACACCGGTTATGTTTATGGCGTTGACGGCGGCGGTACTATCTTCCTCTCCAACTCCGTTCAATACTCCGACTTCAACGGTCAAGACGAGCGCTCCTGGCAGGCTCGCTATGACCTGAACATGAAGAGCTACGGCGTTCCTGGCTTGAGCTTCATGACTCGTTACATCCGTGGCGACAACATCACCACCGGTGACACTGAGTCCAAAGAACACGAATGGGACTTCGAGACCAAGTATGTTCTGCAAAGCGGCCCAGCCAAGGACCTGTCTTTCCGCGTACGTAACGCGGTCTATCGTGCAAACTCCGCATACGATAGCGACAAAGTTGACACCCGTCTGATCATTGAATATCCGCTGAGCATCTTGTAA
- a CDS encoding YajQ family cyclic di-GMP-binding protein produces the protein MPSFDVVSELDKHEVTNAVENAVKELDRRYDLKGKGTFEFKEKDLTVNLTAEADFQLEAMIEILKLALVKRKIDVQCLEVKDAYASGKLMKQEAVLKEGIDKELAKKIVAHVKDAKLKVQAAIQGEQVRITGKKRDDLQEAIAALRAKTFDMPLQFNNFRD, from the coding sequence ATGCCGTCGTTCGACGTGGTATCCGAACTGGACAAACACGAAGTCACCAACGCGGTCGAGAACGCCGTCAAGGAACTCGATCGCCGTTATGACCTGAAAGGCAAGGGCACCTTTGAATTCAAGGAAAAGGACCTGACCGTCAACCTGACCGCCGAGGCTGACTTCCAGCTCGAGGCGATGATCGAGATCCTCAAGCTGGCCCTGGTCAAGCGCAAGATCGACGTGCAGTGCCTTGAAGTCAAGGATGCCTACGCGTCGGGCAAGCTGATGAAACAGGAAGCCGTCCTCAAGGAGGGCATCGACAAAGAGCTGGCGAAGAAAATCGTCGCTCACGTCAAGGACGCCAAGCTCAAGGTTCAGGCCGCCATTCAGGGCGAGCAAGTGCGCATCACCGGTAAGAAACGTGATGATTTGCAGGAGGCGATTGCAGCTCTGCGCGCCAAGACTTTCGATATGCCGCTGCAGTTCAACAACTTCCGCGACTGA
- a CDS encoding putative 2-dehydropantoate 2-reductase → MSTTWHVLGAGSLGTLWATRLARAGVPVRLILRDEQRLQAYQAAGGLTLVEHGEASTYDIPGETPHGNEPIHRLLVACKAYDAEKAVAQLAPRLAPDAELILLQNGLGSQDAVAAQAPQARCVCASSTEGAFRDGDWRVVFAGHGYTWLGDAGHPVAPIWLDDLTAAGIPHEWSTDILTRLWRKLALNCAINPLTVLHDCRNGGLQEHHCEVATLCVELTDLLERCGQPAAAEDLQQEVERVIHATAANYSSMHQDVASQRRTEISYLLGYVCKVASRHQLNLPHLNQLQQRLIAHLQSLGLPSD, encoded by the coding sequence ATGTCCACCACCTGGCATGTATTGGGCGCCGGCAGCCTCGGCACCTTGTGGGCCACCCGCCTGGCGCGGGCCGGGGTGCCGGTCCGGTTGATCCTGCGCGATGAGCAACGCTTGCAGGCTTATCAGGCGGCCGGAGGGCTGACGCTGGTGGAACACGGCGAAGCCAGCACCTATGACATCCCCGGTGAAACACCCCACGGCAACGAGCCGATCCACCGTCTGCTGGTGGCGTGCAAAGCCTACGATGCCGAAAAGGCCGTGGCGCAACTGGCGCCGCGCCTGGCGCCTGATGCCGAACTGATCCTGTTGCAGAACGGCCTCGGCAGCCAGGACGCCGTCGCCGCGCAGGCTCCCCAAGCGCGTTGTGTATGCGCCTCAAGCACCGAAGGCGCGTTTCGCGATGGCGACTGGCGTGTGGTGTTCGCCGGTCACGGCTACACCTGGCTGGGGGATGCCGGTCACCCGGTCGCGCCGATCTGGCTGGACGACTTGACTGCCGCCGGTATTCCTCACGAATGGAGCACCGACATTCTCACGAGGCTGTGGCGCAAACTGGCGCTCAACTGTGCGATCAATCCGCTGACCGTGCTGCACGATTGCCGCAACGGCGGCTTGCAGGAACACCATTGCGAAGTCGCCACCCTTTGCGTCGAACTGACCGACTTGCTGGAACGCTGCGGTCAGCCGGCAGCCGCCGAGGACCTGCAACAGGAAGTCGAACGGGTGATCCATGCCACCGCGGCCAATTACTCCTCGATGCACCAGGACGTCGCAAGCCAGCGCCGAACCGAAATCAGCTATCTGCTGGGCTATGTCTGCAAAGTGGCCTCGCGGCACCAGTTGAACCTGCCCCACCTCAATCAATTACAGCAGCGGCTGATTGCCCATCTTCAAAGCCTTGGATTGCCCAGCGACTGA